A single window of Streptococcus cristatus ATCC 51100 DNA harbors:
- the spx gene encoding transcriptional regulator Spx, which translates to MITIYTVSSCTSCKKAKTWLNAHQLTYKEQNLGKEGITKEEILDILAKTENGIASIVSSKNRYAKGLGVDIEDLSVNEVIDIIMETPRILKSPILVDDKRLQVGYKEDDIRAFLPRAVRNVENTEARLRAAL; encoded by the coding sequence ATGATCACAATTTATACGGTTTCAAGTTGTACTAGCTGCAAAAAAGCAAAGACCTGGCTAAACGCCCATCAATTGACTTACAAGGAGCAAAACCTTGGTAAGGAAGGAATTACCAAAGAAGAAATTCTTGATATTTTAGCAAAAACTGAAAATGGCATTGCCAGCATTGTATCTTCAAAAAACCGTTATGCAAAAGGACTCGGTGTTGATATTGAAGATTTGAGTGTAAACGAAGTCATTGACATCATCATGGAAACACCGCGGATTCTGAAAAGTCCGATTTTGGTGGATGACAAGCGTCTCCAAGTTGGTTACAAGGAAGATGATATCCGTGCCTTCTTACCTCGTGCAGTGCGCAATGTTGAGAATACAGAAGCTCGCTTACGAGCAGCTCTATAA
- a CDS encoding SP0191 family lipoprotein, with protein MKKFLLIFGLAAVILTGCAHKKADKPKGKKEEITTNLPIISQAEKQEVITKKLVFPKDEQGIQSSQIITYQGKRFIKVIMERITPTDDSIKNAIKEVGLEETQRLLDESMQKDTDYTQAKTVAGFTGTVQILNENEMKITSTYDFDNLDIEKALTLNYFKNSNLKEMTKMPPEEYINNLLMNGAEEQQ; from the coding sequence GTGAAGAAATTTTTACTAATTTTTGGCTTAGCAGCTGTGATATTGACTGGCTGCGCTCATAAGAAAGCGGACAAGCCAAAGGGGAAAAAAGAGGAAATTACAACTAATCTTCCCATTATCAGTCAGGCTGAAAAGCAGGAAGTTATCACCAAAAAACTAGTTTTCCCCAAAGATGAGCAAGGAATTCAATCTAGTCAAATTATCACTTATCAAGGGAAACGTTTTATCAAGGTGATTATGGAGAGAATTACTCCAACGGATGATAGTATCAAAAATGCTATTAAAGAAGTGGGTCTGGAGGAGACTCAGCGGCTCTTGGATGAATCAATGCAAAAGGATACGGACTATACTCAAGCAAAAACTGTTGCGGGTTTCACCGGAACCGTTCAGATTCTTAATGAAAATGAAATGAAAATCACGTCAACTTATGATTTTGACAATTTGGATATTGAAAAGGCACTCACTTTAAATTATTTTAAAAACAGCAATCTAAAAGAAATGACAAAGATGCCACCTGAAGAATATATCAATAATTTATTGATGAACGGGGCTGAGGAGCAACAGTAA
- a CDS encoding SP0191 family lipoprotein, protein MKKSVVLLMASLAVLTACGQQSHSGKAGSNQSVQSKAKDKSVTKSYQLNQKVQGLDQTMTLTVTYAGKKYEKVNIAISQNLPEEAKSALAGQDLSSLQEEVSKSFKQSSGVDKLEQVKGIQVNVKVTEKGTVDIDFIIDPTNLDYDAASKVPTYGPIFSQMKSQTPEEFIKSFQDEGGKEISNPS, encoded by the coding sequence ATGAAAAAATCAGTAGTACTTTTAATGGCTAGTTTGGCGGTGTTGACAGCTTGTGGACAACAATCACATAGTGGAAAAGCTGGTAGCAACCAGTCTGTCCAAAGCAAGGCAAAAGATAAATCGGTTACCAAGTCTTATCAGTTAAATCAAAAGGTACAAGGCCTTGATCAAACGATGACCTTGACAGTTACCTACGCGGGCAAGAAGTATGAAAAAGTGAATATTGCTATTTCACAAAATTTGCCAGAAGAAGCTAAGTCTGCCTTAGCTGGTCAAGACTTGTCCTCTCTGCAAGAAGAGGTGAGCAAGAGCTTTAAGCAAAGTTCAGGAGTGGATAAACTTGAACAAGTAAAAGGTATTCAAGTGAATGTTAAAGTGACCGAAAAAGGCACTGTTGATATTGATTTTATTATCGATCCGACAAATCTTGATTATGATGCGGCTTCTAAAGTACCGACCTATGGGCCAATCTTTAGCCAAATGAAGTCTCAGACTCCAGAAGAATTTATCAAGTCCTTCCAAGATGAAGGGGGCAAGGAAATTAGCAATCCGTCCTAA
- a CDS encoding IreB family regulatory phosphoprotein yields MGFTDETVRFNLDDSNKKEISETLTDVYKSLNDKGYNPINQIVGYVLSGDPAYVPRYNNARNQIRKYERDEIVEELVRYYLKGQGIDL; encoded by the coding sequence GTGGGATTTACAGACGAAACTGTACGTTTTAATCTTGATGATTCAAACAAAAAAGAAATTAGCGAGACTTTGACCGATGTCTACAAGTCACTCAATGATAAGGGCTACAATCCAATCAATCAAATCGTAGGTTACGTGCTGAGTGGAGATCCTGCTTATGTGCCTCGTTATAATAATGCTCGAAATCAGATTCGTAAATATGAACGCGATGAAATCGTAGAGGAATTGGTGCGTTATTATCTGAAAGGGCAAGGCATTGACCTCTGA
- the ruvX gene encoding Holliday junction resolvase RuvX codes for MRIMGLDVGSKTVGVAISDPLGFTAQGLEIIQIDEEKEQFGFERLTELVEQYKVDKFVLGLPKNMNNTSGPRVEASKAYGEKIAQLFQIPVEYQDERLTTVAAERMLIEQADVSRSKRKKVIDKLAAQLILQNYLDRNF; via the coding sequence ATGAGAATTATGGGACTAGATGTTGGCTCGAAAACAGTGGGCGTCGCAATTAGCGATCCACTTGGCTTCACCGCTCAGGGACTTGAAATCATTCAGATTGATGAAGAGAAAGAGCAATTCGGTTTTGAGCGTTTGACGGAGCTTGTCGAGCAATATAAGGTGGACAAGTTTGTGCTTGGCCTTCCTAAAAATATGAACAATACCAGCGGTCCACGAGTGGAAGCGAGTAAGGCTTATGGTGAGAAGATTGCCCAGCTTTTCCAAATTCCGGTCGAGTATCAGGACGAGCGTCTGACGACAGTGGCTGCTGAGCGCATGCTGATTGAACAGGCAGATGTCAGCCGCAGCAAGCGCAAAAAAGTGATTGATAAATTGGCGGCTCAGCTAATTTTACAAAATTATTTAGATAGAAACTTTTAG
- a CDS encoding DUF1292 domain-containing protein, which yields MAHDHNHDHEQAQPELITLVDEQGNENLFEILLTIDGKEEFGKNYVLLVPVNAEEDENGEVEIQAYSFTENEDGTEGELEPIPEDSDAEWDMIEEVFNSFMEE from the coding sequence ATGGCACACGATCATAATCATGACCACGAACAGGCACAGCCTGAATTGATTACCTTGGTAGATGAGCAAGGGAACGAGAATTTATTTGAAATTCTTCTGACCATTGATGGTAAGGAAGAGTTTGGAAAAAATTACGTACTTTTGGTACCAGTAAATGCTGAAGAAGATGAGAACGGCGAAGTTGAAATCCAAGCTTACTCATTTACAGAAAATGAAGACGGAACAGAAGGCGAATTGGAACCAATCCCAGAAGATTCTGATGCAGAGTGGGATATGATTGAAGAAGTCTTCAACAGCTTTATGGAGGAGTAA
- a CDS encoding bifunctional folylpolyglutamate synthase/dihydrofolate synthase: MNEIEKWLNGRIGLNFRSGLERMQRAVDLLGNPEGAYPVIHVTGTNGKGSTIAFMRNLFADQGKKVASFTSPHMVSVHDRICINSLPISDADFVRLGRQIQEMERELVKTHDQLSYFEILTLLAFLYFREEKVDLALIEVGIGGLLDTTNVLDGQVAVVTSVGLDHQETLGQTLTAIAEQKTGIFKKGRSAVIGPLPEEARQVCEQRAASLDLDLYEYGRDFSFSDGSFKNQDLLLSHLVLGLQGAYQEENAALALQASLLFMKQMGWEIDFSLLPSSLRKTHWAGRLEEVRPNIYLDGAHNLPALARLVEFIKGQKGKTCSLLFGALKRKDYSGMLAYLQEALPEVQVTVTSFDYGESVGQAEAADFDYVANYRAFIENFKQEQTADQVLFVTGSLYFIAEVRAYLQSV; encoded by the coding sequence ATGAATGAGATTGAAAAATGGTTGAATGGTCGTATTGGCCTAAATTTTCGTTCAGGTCTGGAACGGATGCAGAGAGCGGTAGATTTGCTGGGGAATCCTGAAGGGGCCTACCCCGTCATTCATGTGACGGGAACGAATGGCAAGGGCTCCACTATTGCTTTTATGCGGAATTTATTTGCCGATCAGGGAAAGAAAGTAGCCAGCTTTACATCGCCGCATATGGTCAGCGTTCATGACCGTATTTGTATCAATAGTCTGCCGATTTCGGATGCTGATTTTGTTCGCTTGGGGCGGCAGATTCAGGAGATGGAGAGAGAATTGGTCAAGACTCATGACCAGCTATCCTATTTTGAAATCTTGACCTTGCTAGCCTTTCTTTATTTCAGAGAGGAGAAGGTTGATCTGGCTCTCATCGAGGTGGGTATTGGTGGACTTTTGGATACGACCAATGTCTTGGATGGGCAAGTTGCAGTGGTCACATCGGTGGGCTTGGATCATCAGGAAACGCTGGGGCAGACGCTTACAGCGATTGCGGAGCAGAAGACTGGCATTTTCAAAAAAGGTCGTTCGGCAGTCATTGGCCCCTTGCCGGAGGAGGCTCGTCAGGTCTGTGAGCAGCGGGCAGCAAGTTTGGACTTGGATTTGTATGAATACGGGCGAGATTTTTCGTTTTCTGATGGCTCTTTTAAGAATCAAGATCTTCTTTTATCGCATTTGGTCTTGGGACTGCAGGGTGCTTACCAAGAAGAAAATGCAGCGCTGGCTTTGCAGGCTTCTCTGCTTTTTATGAAACAAATGGGCTGGGAAATTGATTTTTCTCTGCTTCCTTCGTCTTTGCGGAAGACCCATTGGGCGGGACGGCTAGAGGAAGTTCGTCCGAATATCTATCTGGACGGTGCCCATAATTTGCCAGCTCTGGCGCGTTTGGTCGAGTTTATCAAGGGACAGAAGGGCAAGACATGCAGCCTGCTGTTTGGAGCTTTGAAGCGCAAGGATTATAGCGGTATGCTGGCCTATTTGCAGGAGGCTCTGCCGGAGGTTCAGGTCACGGTGACCAGCTTTGACTACGGGGAATCTGTGGGGCAGGCAGAAGCTGCGGACTTTGACTATGTGGCGAATTATAGAGCCTTTATTGAGAATTTCAAACAAGAGCAGACGGCCGACCAAGTTCTTTTTGTAACGGGCTCACTTTATTTTATTGCAGAGGTTCGAGCCTACCTCCAGAGTGTATAA
- a CDS encoding SP_0198 family lipoprotein encodes MKVSKKLVLSALTAMTAFVLVACGNSGQNPSNQAAQSQASSSVSQSSETVSSNSKASSNTSNSANTSSSEVSASSQTAASDLDGTYKATHEGDALTLEVSGNKGTLTKVERDGEQEIEQVQVDPTNQTMIVGDDVKRYRVEGKQLTLEDLSQENDDDDTIVFTKQ; translated from the coding sequence ATGAAGGTTTCAAAAAAATTAGTTCTTTCAGCCCTTACGGCTATGACCGCTTTTGTATTGGTAGCTTGTGGCAATTCTGGTCAAAATCCATCTAATCAGGCAGCTCAATCTCAAGCGAGTTCCTCTGTTTCTCAGTCATCTGAGACAGTGTCATCAAATAGCAAGGCAAGTAGCAATACAAGCAATAGCGCAAATACTAGTAGTTCAGAGGTTTCTGCTTCCAGTCAAACGGCAGCTAGTGACTTAGATGGGACTTATAAGGCCACTCATGAAGGCGATGCCTTAACCCTAGAAGTTTCTGGAAATAAAGGAACCTTGACCAAAGTCGAGCGCGACGGTGAGCAGGAAATTGAACAGGTGCAGGTTGATCCAACTAATCAAACTATGATCGTTGGAGATGACGTTAAGCGTTATCGAGTAGAGGGAAAACAACTGACTCTGGAAGATTTATCGCAGGAAAACGATGATGACGACACAATCGTCTTCACCAAGCAATAA
- the cls gene encoding cardiolipin synthase, giving the protein MNLGKFRLLMSKYGFSIIIMLLELFLVFAAFFYFNQLVPNWLSALVIVSLYIGTILAIVNRNMPPESKVTWLLFAVVPVFGFLLYLMIGERRLSKKEIQQLEKMDSMKFREDNSYDLRVELKQENKSAFGIVKSLLSMDHNADVYDGTASQYFPLGEEMFEAMLDDLRSAKKFIFLEFYIIDPGVMWNRILEILVDKVQQGVEVKLLYDDIGCMATLPGDYTKRLRKMGIDAHKFNKVIPRMTVAYNNRDHRKILVVDGQVGYTGGINLADEYINHIVRFGHWKDGGVRLEGRAVKALTRLFLMNWYINRGEITDFDRYHFDSQRVEGKGLYIPYGSGPKPIYKEQVGKAVYQNIINQAIDYVYITTPYLIIDYDLTEDIKNAAMRGVDVRIVTPFIPDKKLIQIVTRGAYPDLLEAGVKIYEYTPGFIHSKNVISDDELAVVGTINFDYRSLVHHYENAVLMYQTETIADIKQDFEDLFDVSEEISLKTLQNSWYQRLLKEIMQLFAPLL; this is encoded by the coding sequence ATGAATCTGGGCAAGTTTCGTTTGCTGATGTCCAAGTATGGTTTCAGCATCATTATCATGTTACTGGAATTATTTCTTGTTTTTGCGGCCTTTTTCTATTTTAATCAATTGGTGCCTAATTGGTTGTCAGCCCTTGTCATTGTTTCTTTATATATTGGGACTATCTTGGCGATTGTCAATCGGAATATGCCTCCCGAAAGTAAGGTAACTTGGCTCTTGTTTGCAGTTGTGCCCGTTTTTGGCTTCTTGCTTTATCTGATGATTGGTGAGCGGCGCCTTTCCAAAAAAGAAATTCAGCAGCTGGAAAAAATGGACTCAATGAAGTTTCGAGAGGACAACAGCTATGACCTGCGAGTCGAGCTCAAGCAGGAAAATAAATCAGCCTTTGGCATTGTCAAGTCTTTGCTGAGTATGGATCATAATGCAGATGTCTACGATGGCACGGCTTCTCAGTATTTTCCCCTTGGTGAAGAGATGTTTGAGGCCATGCTGGATGATTTGCGCTCAGCCAAGAAATTCATTTTTCTGGAATTTTATATCATTGATCCAGGTGTGATGTGGAATCGTATCCTTGAGATTTTGGTAGATAAAGTCCAGCAAGGGGTTGAGGTCAAGTTGCTCTACGATGACATTGGCTGTATGGCGACTCTACCAGGAGATTATACGAAAAGGCTGCGCAAAATGGGAATTGATGCCCATAAGTTTAATAAAGTGATTCCGCGGATGACGGTAGCCTATAATAATCGTGATCACCGCAAGATTTTGGTGGTGGATGGGCAAGTCGGCTATACAGGCGGAATCAATCTGGCAGACGAGTATATCAACCATATCGTGCGCTTCGGGCATTGGAAAGATGGCGGTGTCCGTTTGGAAGGTCGAGCAGTGAAGGCTTTGACACGTCTTTTCCTAATGAATTGGTACATCAATCGCGGGGAAATTACGGATTTTGACCGTTATCATTTTGATAGCCAGCGAGTGGAAGGTAAGGGACTTTATATCCCTTACGGGAGCGGGCCTAAGCCAATTTACAAGGAACAGGTGGGCAAGGCTGTCTATCAGAATATCATCAATCAAGCCATCGATTATGTCTATATCACGACCCCTTATTTGATTATTGACTATGATTTGACAGAGGATATCAAAAATGCAGCCATGAGAGGGGTGGATGTTCGCATTGTGACGCCATTTATTCCTGATAAGAAGCTGATTCAGATAGTCACTCGTGGTGCTTATCCAGACTTGCTGGAGGCTGGTGTTAAGATTTACGAGTACACTCCTGGTTTTATCCACAGTAAGAACGTTATTTCGGATGATGAGTTAGCCGTGGTCGGAACTATTAATTTTGACTACCGTAGTCTGGTGCACCATTATGAAAATGCCGTTCTTATGTATCAGACAGAAACGATTGCAGATATTAAGCAGGATTTTGAAGACTTGTTTGATGTTTCCGAAGAAATCTCCCTTAAAACCCTCCAAAATAGCTGGTACCAGCGTTTACTGAAAGAAATCATGCAATTATTTGCTCCGCTACTTTAA